The Harmonia axyridis chromosome 3, icHarAxyr1.1, whole genome shotgun sequence nucleotide sequence GAACAGATTGATGTCAAAGAATGCGaggactacaaaaaaaaattcaaatgtgaCTTTGtaaggaaatatatttttttacatcTTGATACTCAAAAACTTACTTGTCGTCAAAAAACTATATTTGATAAATACTCTAAAGAAAACTTCCTCGTGAACATTGTCGATTGAATGCCCTGTATATGATTTCAATTAACTTAAAAGAGcataatttcaaattgggaAATAACAAGAAAAACAATATGAATCGAATTTTCCAAGTCAAAAGTAGACAAATGCCTACGtttgaatattttagaaaaacttAGACCTTCTTTGAATTAATGAACATGATAAATCTCGGATCTTgactttctcaatttttttgtttttgtgctACATaaacagttgaaatatttcatatacataCATTGCGATTATCACATCTAAAAGGTCTAAAACACTGATAGCTTCCTTCAGACAGTCCAATTGTTAACATTCCGAGTTAACATTTGTACtctaggggagcagctcatagtagataattacATGCTAATCCCACCACATCACCACATCAAGCACATAGCAAAATCTTCCTGACCATCATttctagcttggccaccgtttccgctaGCTCAATGCATTTCAACCACgatcgttttcgcttgacgttgtcgtcaGTGAACCACTTCAAATCACCTGttaccaaccgcttcaaaaatgggtcgattttgttgcgattcagcacagaatcgcagatggaaattcagcccatgaggttttttttcaaCTCGTGTGGTATCCATTCTTCTCGAGACCATCAgccatatgaaaatatttccaaacggttttttgtgcaatttttAGCTCCTGGGCAATCAAAACAGTGCTTAtatgacggtcggactcgacaatgtccatgatttatcaaaattttcttcagttggccttccagtgcgagGTGCTTCTTTGACATCTAAATCACCGGAATGGAATCGAGGAAACCAAAATTGCTCATGATTGGCTGGTACAGTATCAATACCATAAACggtatttacattttcagcttGCATTTTGGTCTTCATCGTAGAAAAACTGTGGAATAAAGCTTATATGCTCTTTGCCAGTGTCCATATTTGACACGCggtcaaactaaactgagtcaactagtcacaaaactgtcagagaGGTTTTTGTAGttcaaaatctcatctttctaacgccatcaagtggaacgcgagatacagataacttaagccatctattggaaaaataatggattcatttttactacacctaataatattcaatatctacCAATCAACACATTCTATCAACAATATGCATAACTTTTACAATTTATTTcgactgaaaaatgaattaatttattccAAACCGTGAAATTATTGAGCAACCTCGAATTCAACTTGACTCGGCCTTAAACTACCCTCAGCGATAAATCTAACTCTTGCTAAAGGGTTTCTTTGGtcttgataaaaaaataattatttcgaaaGATCTCAAAAGCTATTTATGAATCGAAATGACACTTTATTTTGTATGAAATTCTTCTACAGGATGTCGGATCCAGCTACCTAAAGGAATGTTCATCCAAACTGAAACTCAACAACGACAACTCAACACAAGCAGCAGGGGGTCGAACTTCTCGCAATAGGTTTAGAAAGGGTTTTTGTTTGCTAAAATGCGGTCTGGAAGACAAAGGAGTTATAAATAATGATGGGAAAATATTGATCAGTGAAGCAGCAAAGGATATGGTTATCACTTCCGATGTGAAGGATAAGGACTCCTTCTTTAATTGTTTGAAAGGCTTAGAAATCAAAGAATGCGAAGATATTGCAAAAATATGGACTTGCAAGAAGAAGCAATCGTGATTAGGTACTGAATCTTTTCCTTACAAAAACTATCTTTCTGTTCCTTATATCTACTTCTagttgaatatataaatatattgcaTGCAAACTGGAATTATTctgtaattatttgaaaaaccaCTAACCTACTAACATAAAATCCTCTATGTCAATAAAATgggaataaaaatattatttacgaatttgtattttttcactTATAATCATATAATCGTTCCTTAATTGAAGGTACAAGGGAACATAACAGATTCCTCGATTAATTTAGAAAAAATCCTACATTTAACATGGGCACGCAAACGCTATGTTTTCGAAATGCAAGGCGTTAAAACTTGATTttctaagtttttttttctcatagcacctcaattttacaagatattcaactcaagtttGGGACAGTTATTCCAAATTAGAATTCACATCACGTGATATGCCAATTTCGTTTGTAAATCTATAGGGTATTTTAAGAATAAATCCCGCTTCTTTCGTCCTTATATTTTATTGggacccttggagaccacatacaCACCTATACACAATTAGGCGGAATTCAAGTGTGTGTGGTTGTCAGTCTGTGTGTCGGCAAATCCTTGTAACAACCATAATTTTCATAGTTCTTATACGATTGTAATGGAATTTGATGTGGATAGACTGTTTTTGACTATAGACATTCCTCTTTATTTAGATTACTATGGTTTATAACTATAGATTATAACCATAATCATAAACAATTATTCATACACAATATTGACCAGATTCTTGAAACAAACAACTGGTTGCAATTAATATCTATTTCTGCATTTCAAACTTTTTCCTTTCAcgatatatcaattatatttttcaatcgaGAAAAATTTTGTCAGGTACAGGTCGATTATTTTATCAGAAATAAAAACTTATATAACGTAGGTATATACACAACAAGGAACATTtttgaaacaacaacaaatcTTTTCCAGTAAGAAaacatttaataaatttttttatcataataaacagaaaaaacataaatataacatGCTTACAAAATAATGACTCAAAAACAATTGTTCTGGATGGGAGATAAAATCATCTACTAGTAATATACTAATACAGTTAGTACCACTTTCAAAAACCTTTTCCTCCTATTCGCAAACCTTTCGATCACATAGAATCAATTTCGAGTTAAATTTCCATAATAATAAAACCAAACCTGCCGATCTTTCCTAACCCAAAATTGATCTGAGCCAAGTTTTCAACCTCTTCAATGTAGAAAATTCCTCTCAGAACTCGCCACACTTACAGGCATCGCTGGGATAAAATATGGTGCCAAGTAGGCATTCGAATATATGGACTCAACGCAAAATGTTAATGCAGTTAATGTAGTATCTAGCAGATTTTCATTCTCACTATTGCATTTTTATACCACAACTCTTATTCTGTTAAACTATAGAAAcgccacaatttttttgaaattttaataggAATTCCGTTATATATTATGTCTAAAACCGCAATCATATTTCCTTTCTAATTCAATGCAGGGCCGACGCGAGTAATTTTGGGGTCTGAAGCGAAACATAACCCCCTCCCAAAAGAATTAGCTGTTGCTCCGATAATAATACAGAACTTCCGATGAAGAATTTTGCAATCGtgaccaaaaaaattaattgaattttagtgaatgaagaatattgaaatgttccaatatacatataatattaaaaacaatattccaggagtcaggtgcaaatttggttaattatttcttcttgagagattgttggtgagatgcatcagaaaTAGTATTATAGTCTCCTGGGGGGATGAGTGGTGGCAGCCCCCCAcgcacgaagaaaaaaaatacattcaatcattacctcccaactgaaaatttgtcaaattgtagctcaCCAAATATCTCaacgaaaaaaaacaatgagCTGGCTAAGTGACGActccagctttcaaaaacatgGCTGGCCAAGGagggccggattttttttttttttttggatggcCAAAGTGAAGCGAAATTGTAGTTCAGCCTTATTCTTGTAATTATTTCAACCTtagtatttcaaattttaggAGGGGTGGCAGAAGAAATTCAGGGGACGCCTGGGCTCCCCTTGGGCCCagcctagcgtcgccactgtaGCATAGTGTATACGTCAGCTGATGACTCAaacatgaaagaaaaaatttatattttcaatgatttcctctcaaacaaaaatttaccGGATGATAGCTTATATGCAACtatggataaatatatatatcagCTGTATCTTGGTGGAAAAACCGTCAGCTGATAGGTactttgaaagttatttcgtaGAAGTTAAGCGGATGCATCTCTTGCCCATTTGAATACATCGGCTGACCAGGTTTCCCTCGACTTACTGCTAGctgattttgtttatttatcacagcagtATATTAACAATCacctcaaaaattttcatgtggGAGGAAATGATGTAAGTATCTTTaattattctcattatttttccattaggcCATTGCCTGGTCCTTTCTGAAGGTAGAGATTGAAAAGAAATTCCCCCAATTATCTTATTCCAGTTTATGGGTCAAGACTAGAACAAATAGGAAACAATCTAAATATAGTAATATGAAACATAAATGGTCTGCGGCTGAACTAGAAGAGATTATTgttcttttttctttaaattgttttgttgatcaaatataataatataataataatataatataatattatatccGAAAAGGTACAAGGTGTTTCATGAATAAGTTCATTTTTAGTTTTCTTGATAACTTTTAGAGGGCTTAATCTCCTTGTATCTTGTTGTCAGAATGTCTgtaatttctgaattttgaacCGGAAGTGTTTTCAAATGATAAGGTTAGCCGTTGACTAACTGATGACTATTCTGCACGCTAACTTTCGAACGAAAGGAATTAGAAACTTTGAATATTCTAGAATGACGTTGAGTTCAGTTAACAGATATGTTCGTTCGAAATTGTATGctcctgttaatttcaaaactgtatGTTTGACTGAgatgaaaatttacattttgaTGTAGAATAACGATATAGAGCCGCGTACAAAATTGTGTGTTTACCGCtcaatcagaaccatagaaaattcaagaagaatattgaaaaaaatacaaaaaatgtcTTTGGTCAGAAAACCGAACGAGTTGGAAATGGgtttatatgaaataacaattttagctCCGTGCAAAATTTAAAACTGATCTTCAAAGTCTTAAATGTTGAAggtttacatcatttttttatctACAAAATACATGGTAGGTTAATACCTTGTAACTTGTTCTCTTCTTGGTATCAACTCCATATTTACAATCCTCAACTGGTTCGTTTATCTCCAAATGATCATTTCAAACCATAGCAGTTCAAAAACTGATTAACCGAACATAATCTTCTATATTCTGAAATTAAAGTGTTCCCGGATATCTATCatttataactttttttctTAATCAAAACATATTCAATTGCATTGGAAAAGAAGTAACGGAAACCGccaatttttatatgtatatcataTTGTTATTCcgttattcgattgatattcactcaatatagttttttccgaATTAATCGACACATTTTGTGGAAATAATCTGCTTTATATAAGATATCCAGGAGTTCAGTGTCACATATGTTGCCACAAAATGTTATATTTCCACATTTCAACCTTATTCGCAGTACTGGTTACCATTAGCAACTGCTATGGGGTATGTTTAAAAACATTTTTAGATATAAAAATAGTTCTTGTGATAATTCGATAGATAAAAGTTGAGATATTAGGTATATCATATTATGCTTGTTCTGTTGGCCTCAAGattatgaaatttattcattcgGTATAATTGGGTGAAACAAATCGGGCTcaaaatttgcatgaaatttcgagaaattttcaaaaattaggtatgatcagaaaaaattttcaatcaataagTTTCGGATCTAAGCAGTGAAAACATATCATTTATTGAATCGAATTAATTCATCAAGGTAATCACCTCAAAGAGAGTATTCCAACActccttcaacttttcaatactttttcttcagaaagattcgtctttgctctAGAAAGTCACCTGAACCTAAGTAATCACTTCTTCCGAAGAGCCAAATTTATTTCCCTGGAGAATTCTTTAGAGGTCTGCTAAAAGACAGTAACcactggaggccagatctgaaGGATAAGCTTCTGTTTgattcaatagtgctcatgttcattgaattgatgcacagcttaacgtttctattcagtggaactattatatctacacctttacattgatcaccagtgctatcacatatacttccgcctcatattcgtagacaggtctcagtcaagaaaaaaaaaaagaagaaaaatttcattcCAACCCGAAcatatttccaattgtatcttactttccaaatactagaactgccagattaaaatcacgcaaacctttatggattaaaaCCGTCCTCCAATCTtttgaaagtgacaaggaactTTGGCATTCAGAATGTTTCCAAcgaaagtctaatcgttgatccttcagagaaagttctaggttgcAATTCTACTAGGaaaattttatgtatttcaaatcgactaaggactggtcatggtcgttttacctaatatacaaaatattttgtacGTTAGCAGAATCAACGTCCAAACCAGAAGGAACTTATTCTACTCTAGATGAAAATTTATTCAAGGAGTACAATGGGAAATGAGAGATTGACAGGGCTCGCTCTGTTgaacatttattttgattttgaattcgatattgAGAATGTATATTAGATATCTTAGAAACATCATGAAGAACACTAATCACATAATCTTTCATATGTCAAACTTTGTCGTTTAGCTAATAAATCACTATGTATATTGATATCGAACTTTTTCTAGGATGAAAGAAAAGGACGAGAAAAGgctaaaataattttcaaggaATGTCTTGATGCAAATGGATTCACCGAAGAGAAGTTTTTGGCATCGAAAAAGGAATATATGAACCCTCAAAAACTTGGTGATGCCCCGAAAGAGTTCCTCTgtgtaaaaaaatgtattcatgaGAAAAAAGGATATCTGAAAGATGGTAAAATTGATATGAGCGAATATAAAAAGCATATAACCTTCTTCAACTTTCTGAAAACTCCTGAAGAATACCAGAAGTGCTTGGAACAGATCGATGTCAAAGAATGCGAGGACtacaaaaaaatttggaaatgtgAATTTGTAAGGAAatctatttttttatattgtgatACTCAACAACTTATATTACTGGTCGTCGAAAAACAATATTTGATGAATACTCTGAAGAATACTTTCTCGTAAACTTTGCCGATTCAATACGATTGAATATGTTTTCAATTAACTTACAAGAGCATAATGTCAATATGAGACGAATTTTTCAGTAGATTAGTTGGCAAATACCTAcgtttgaatatttaaaaaaagacTTATTGGTCCCTTCTCATCGTTTTTTTTATGGCGGCGCTCACGTCATCTTTCTGTCAATgccgttttgaggttaaatcaataataaactACTTTTGGCAGAACGAATTGAAATGATTCTTTGTATACCaacttgaagaagaaaaaataaaagggACCCATGCCGAGCCGATTCGCCAGgattatttcaaacaaaatcaaAACCGTAAAAACATCAGTATTTTAgacactatcgatgtgtgtggcctggcatTCCCTTCCTAGAAGCCAAAGCTGGCtacttctgggcgattgcttccttcagacggtccaattgttaaCAGTAAAATTCCGAATTAACATTTGTGCTGTAGGGGAGCAACTCATACTAAATATAtgtcaatcccaccaaacacacagcaaaatctTCCTGACCATCATTCccagcttggccaccgtttccgccggctcaccgcaTTTCAACCATGACCGTTTTCGCTTAACGTTGTCATAAGTGAACCACTTTTCATTACCCGTctccaaccgcttcaaaaatggatcGATTTTGTTGGGATTCAGCACAGAATTGCAGGAAGAAATTTGGTCCATTAGGTTTTTTCAACCCGTGTGGTATCCATTCATCGAACTTCTTCTCAAGACCAGCCTTCCAAATGGTTTTtcgtgcaatctttagctcctGGGAAATTGAAACAGTGTTCACATGTCGGTCGGACTTaaaaatgtccatgattttatataaattttcgacaattggcctttcagtgcgtggtgcatctttgacatcgaaattaccggaacagaatggacgaaaccaaaattgcgcttGATTGTATGTAACAGTATTAGGACCATAAACAGTATTTACATTATCTGCTGCATGGCATGCATTTTGCCCTTTATCGTAGAAACACTGTGAAATAAAgcttattttctctttgctactgtccatctttgacgcgcccTCAAATTAAACTGAGTCATCCAATCACTGTCACAAAGGTTTTTGTAGTACAACATCTCATCTTTTTAACGCCATCCAGCggaacgcgagatacagatagctaaagccatctattgaaaacataatgaatttctttttactacacctaataatattcaatatctacCAATCAACACATTCTATCGACATTAGgccaaatttttaaattttcatttcgactGAAAAATGGATCAATTTATTCCAAACCGTGAAATTCTTGAGCAACCTCGA carries:
- the LOC123675539 gene encoding uncharacterized protein LOC123675539, with product MIYFHIPTLFVVVVTICNCYGDKKEGPEKGKLNFTECLDANGMTLEKYSALKKEYINPQKIGDAPKELFCVMKCIDEKYEYLKDGKVVMSKYKKHITTINFLKTPEEYLKCLEQIDVKECEDYKKKFKCDFDVGSSYLKECSSKLKLNNDNSTQAAGGRTSRNRFRKGFCLLKCGLEDKGVINNDGKILISEAAKDMVITSDVKDKDSFFNCLKGLEIKECEDIAKIWTCKKKQS
- the LOC123675540 gene encoding uncharacterized protein LOC123675540, with product MLYFHISTLFAVLVTISNCYGDERKGREKAKIIFKECLDANGFTEEKFLASKKEYMNPQKLGDAPKEFLCVKKCIHEKKGYLKDGKIDMSEYKKHITFFNFLKTPEEYQKCLEQIDVKECEDYKKIWKCEFDVGSSYLKECSSKLKLNNDNTTQASEGRTPRNKKKFHCVLKCALENKGVINNDGKISMSEAAKDMFIISKVKDKDSYFNCLKGLEIKECDDIAKIWNCKKKQS